The segment TACAAAGGAGAGTGTGTGCTTCCTCCAATGCTCTTCAACGGGTTTGGCAACTTGGTTGTCCAGGGGCTTGCTGTAGTCATACTCATCAATACGATCCTGAAACATATGATAAATCAGCGAGATGGAATGAGGTCTTTATTCCTCCTTATAATTATATAACAAGTATAGCTACTTTGAACCTGTACCTGACCACAAACAAAAGTACAAGTATGATTTTATTTGTACTAGCTTGCTAGAACCTATCTAATTTCTAGCTTAGAGAACAATCAAAATAGAATTTACCTTGAAATCTTCACGGGCATGAGCTCCACGGGACTCCTTGCGAGCCTCTGCAGAGAACATGGTCTGAACAGCATTGGCCATCAGGTTCTGGAGTTCAAGGGTTTCCACAAGATCGGTGTTCCATACCATGCCACGGTCAACAAGCTGTAAAATATCATTCCAGTAAAAAATGCATCCTATGACTCAAAGTTGCCTTAGCAGCTTTGTTATTTGTTAGGTTTAATGGATAATTGTATATACTACTAAAAAACCTGTAATACACAGCATTTCTGAACCcacaatatacaataaataatactCAATAATAATGAGCTAAACGCTAGAGGTAGACACACACGAATTATACGCAATTGGTTATATATAAAATCTACTTAGAAACCACAAAACTAAGAACCAATCAATGAAATGGTGCCACTAAAGAATATTTGTGATATGAGCATTACTTACCTTGATGTCATCCATCTTTGGCCAGAGAGCTGCCATCTTCTCACAACCCTCCTGCAGCACGTCACCAGTTCGGAACACAGCAGCATGGTTTCTGCATGGTTTTCTGCATTGCCAGGCGCACTTCAGCAGTCAATACATTACCATTTGCAAATCGCAGCTTGTCAATGTTTGCTACAGAGGCTTCACCAGCATTCTGTTCATGCAGAAATGGTTTTTAATAATCGTTCATCTCTCATAAAAAGTAGGGAAAGACCTATAGAAAACAGCTCTAATGATATCCTAGGGATATCAAACCTTTTAAGCGATATAAATAAGAATGTTTTTTCCTTTCCAAACTTATCAGAAATATTCTCTTTTCAGTTTAACTTACTAACTGGTACCCTCTCATCTAAATAATCTTAAATTTACTACCAATACTATTTTATATACGTGAGTCTCACCTCCGAAAGTTCTCCAATTGCATCTCCCGGCTTGTTCTCCTCTGCAATAGCATGAGCACAAGCACGGCCAAATACAACAAGATCAAGCAGCGAATTGGCTCCCAATCTATTGGCTCCATGGACAGATGCACATCCAGCTTCTCCAGCAGCATAAAGGCCTGGGATTACTgtgtcaccctcaccatcatagGTAATAACCTGAAAGTGAAAATTGATCTATTGAAACCTTGACTGCCAAATTATTCTGCAAAGATGAATCAATTTATTGCATATACTGTACATTAtccataataaaattaataaaacattcaTATTTTTCAATCTGTACCATATTTATTACACGCCTCTTTGAGGGTTCAGAGACCCGTAACTCTGGTCCTCTTAACTCCTACAGTCCAGATGACATGATCATTacgtcatgaaaaaatctggcttgaGGGGTGAGTGAGGTGAACATGTCATCAAGGAAAAATTTGACAGTGGGCCAGTGTGACAAAAACCTGTCATTACAAGAATTTTGGCCGAAAGTCAAGGTGATGGGAAAGACTTGCCACAAGTGCACAATGACTCGTCTGGCATTAATGAAGGGGCTTTTGCATCATTTTCATTGATaaacgagtgtggaatgtactgtccacaagccatgactggaagagcaccagctccatGGAAGACACTCTTTCCTTGCTCAGGATCAAATTCCTGCCTGTTGTGACTGGCAGCACAGGTAGTATTTACAGATTTTTGAGTAATTTTTAAATGTACAAcatgacataaaaaataaaatgttacttattgttattattattgcaccaaGTTACAAACTAcctagagatgatatggagtctgtgcaaggaaaacagtctattaccatctgtaTCAAGCacatcaaataacaaatatagacaCTGGAAAATGAATTTAAAATGTTTTTGCAGAAAATTACAAACTGCTAAAGGGAGTTACGGAGTCTTGTCACAATAcaagtgtttgtttgtgcctagcctacaagccacacacctggcAGCGTCCCAACTCATGTAAGCAAAAGCAGTATTTTGGGTCACATGATGGCAGTGAGCATAAAGATCAATGggtaaacaattttttttatttattttttttttttattattatatggcAATTCTCTTATCTCTATTTTATAAAGGATAAAACTTGATTATAAAGCACCCACCTGTCCCTTGTAGTTGGTTGGGATACCTCCCATGTTGTAGTGGACAGTTGGCAACACCGGGATAGGTTCTCGGGTAACATCAACACCAGCAAAGATCATTGCAGTTTCAGAAATACCAGGTAGTCTTTGGGCCAATTGCTCTTGGGGCAAATGGTGAAGCTGcaagcaaaaggaagaaaaagggagacactGTTTAATCTAGcaattttttctccatctctctacaATGCATATTTAATACAATTTTCTTATCAATAAATCTGAACATAAATCATTCTTTTTACCTGCAAGTACACATGATCCTTCTCAGGTCCACAGCCTCGGCCTTCACGGATTTCAATAGTCATGGAGCGAGAAACAACATCTCGGGAGGCCAAGTCCTTGGCAACGGGTGCGTAACGTTCCATGAAACGCTCACCCTCAGAGTTGACAAGGTAGCCACCTTCTCCTCGGCAACCTTCAGTCATCAAACAGCCAGCACCATAGATTCCTGAAAAGATTCAACAAAATTCTAGAAATTTATACATAGAAGAAACCACTAAACTATACTCTTTAAAATTAAATTACTAGTTATCTAATTGAAAATCCATCAAGATTATACAAAAATCATAAGGCTTTAATCCTCAATTCCTATatactacaaaaaaataaataaatgaacagataaactaCATAAGCAAACCAAATATTCTTACCAGTGGGGTGGAATTGCACAAACTCCATATCCTGACAAGGCAGACCAGCACGGGTAACCATAGCACTGCCATCACCAGTAGAAGTATGGGCAGACGTGCAGGAGAAGTAAGCACGGCCATAACCACCAGTAGCCAGCACAGTGTTCTTAGAGCGGAATCTGATCAAGACAGACGTtttgatataaataaacaaaatacagaaaTTTATTAACGGTCCTACAATATAACCAAATTTTCAGAAGAGATCTATCAACTTGATCACCAATTAAATCTTTCTTAATGTACAAAGCTgcaccaaaaaaataaaactttacctATGAATGGAACCATCTTCAAGGCAGAGAGCAATGACGCCTCGGCATTCACCATCTTCCATCAAGAGATCCAGAGCAAAATATTCAATGAAGTAATTGCAGTCATATTTCAGAGACTGTCCATAGAGTGTGTGAAGGAGTGAATGACCTGTACGGTCAGCAACACAGCAACATCTGatcaataaaaacaatttaaattAGTAGGGTTATAAggttaaatatttgtaaatacaatgTAAAAATGCTGTTACAAATATAGTAACGGACATAATTCAAAGAATCTATTTGAAAGAATAGTTTAAATGTAGCACgtgatattaacccaatgccgcccaggaaaatgaacaaaaaatagggaaaaagctgtgcccattttctatattttttgtgaaatgtctgcccatagatagctctgctagtgcttagccataaaggagtcaattagtagaccttgtgacagtACCGGATTTGAAATGGCAGAAAAAACaatttttactagtactatgaatatcaatggtgttattcttattataaacattataattattataatgttttctaacattagtaacagcaatataagagaacataaaatattttgtaaatcaaagaaaaagataaacgggcgagacaggcagtactcgtaactgggtcTTTggagacttagtacaagtgtagccatctgtgtaaaaacaatcaaataagtactcacagtgggcatagcacgtgcgtacacgtcatacccgttggcattgggttaagtgacTATGTCTCCCATTTAATCTTTTACTaacctccctctctgcctttatAATACACCATCactccattctttcttttgttcaatCCAAGCTACATTACACATCACTCagatttttcatttcactttctctctcatcctcttataACTTTTATCTAACAAATTCTTGCCTAATCTCTGACATACATTTTCTTGCCCACTCGCAAACAAACACCCAGGCATACAaatcctgtacacacacacacacacacacacacacacacacacacacacacacacacacacacacacacacacacacacacacacacaaactactagtatactcactcactcactcactcactcactcactcactcactcactcactcactcactcactcactcactcactcactcactcactcactcactcactcactcactcactcactcactcactcactcactcactcactcactcactcactcactcactcactcactcactcactcactcactcactcactcactcactcactcagagggAGAGTCCAGGACATACCTATGAGCCTGACCACCTTTGCCAAAGTTGTAGCTCTGGCCACCGAAAGCTCTCTGGTAGATCTTGCCATCAGGTGTGCGGCTGAATGGCATACCTGAAGTACAGGATATTTAGTATAATTAGGATTTAATTTATATCCCTGCAAAGAGCAGCTAAATAAAAACATTCCTTTATTTCCTCAATAGAGTCATGCAAGTTCCATTTTAGATTTCAAATTCAGCAATTCAGGTTTAACCCAGAAATTTCTtacaaaacaaatatagatacaggGAGAACAAACAAGTTCTACTTTCAGTTCTTGCAAGTAAATTTCTACTGAATATCTTTAACCACAAGAATCATAtccacatttcatatatatatataatccataaacAAGATTTCTCAATAACACATAAAACTTACCGTAATTCTCCAGTTCAATTACAGCCTTGGGAGCCTCACGTGTCATGTAGTGAATGGCATCCTGATCTCCAAGCCAATCAGAACCCTTCACAGTGTCGTACATATGCCACACCCAATTGTCAGGCTGAAAATCAGTCATTTTAGATACATTACACCAACATGTACATTGCTATTAATGGGTAAAGAATGTTTTTTATGGAGAGTCATTGCAAAAGTCAGAGTGACCATAATTGAATACAAATACTTCCACAATTATCAAATAGAAAAATACTAAACCATAATATCTTACAACATATGACATAAAATTAAAGAACTTCTAACCTCCATGTTGCCTAGGGCAGCATTGATACCACCCTGGGCTGCTACTGTATGTGATCGAGTCGGAAACAGCTTGCTGATCACAGCTGTGCGGAAACCTTCCTGCACAAGACCAAAGGCAGCTCGCAAACCAGCTCCTCCAGCTCCAACGACAACAGCATCATAAGTGTGGTCCACCACAGGGTAATCGCGGGATAGCTATGGATataaaaacagaggaaaataatATTTGCATAGAATTTACATACCATATAATAGTCCAGGAGCTATAATCTTCTGGAGTCCTTTTCATGATAAAAGCTATATCAAAAACATTCTAGTTTCTTATCTTCCACCCTTAAATACTTTGTCTTTAGGGACAATATGAAACAATTTATACCAATCATAATTCACAAATTATTTTCACATCGGATCACCCCCTCCTGATAaccatggcaaaaaaaaaaatgggaaatacTAATTCTACTAAAAGGGAAGAAAGCCCTCTCACTCATAGTTTGATTTACAGCTTACCTGTCCATTTGTGGATTTCTCATTAGGTCGTCTGCCACTCATGGTGAAGTGGAGGTTTCTGGCACCTGCTGTCGAACCTCTGATGGCAGACATCTGAAATCAAGTCAAAATGTTGAATTTTTCCCTTAGACTAACCTTGGACAAATAATTACATCACAAATTATGTCAGTATCAGTCATTATCACAGACACTGAAAAAGttaattcaataaaaaaacaaacaaaagatcatAACTCAAACACAAGTTACAAGTAAAAATATAGTATAGAGTATACGGTCACTAGGCACattcatttattactttttttcttggaAAATATTACATTACTGGATACAAATCATCCATAACACATACATTGCATTGTTCAGATGAATTATTCAAATCATTTCCACATATGCACATAACACACATCTACCTAAAACTTTACAAACCCTTCAATTACACATTATGCTATACATAAAAATCATACCAAAAATTAATTAGACTCTTATAAAATTCTAATGCATTCATCATCCTTTCCTTCTGAATTTATTTCATTTTGCATTACAAAAAGAATCATTTTCAATGCTATTTTTACTTTTAATCTTTACCAGTCAACTTAtatcttaacccattgccaccagggaaaatgctgtgctcattttttatatttttgtgaaatgtctttgtacatagatggctctgctagtgcttagccacaaaggagtcaatcagtagatcttgagaccttacctgatttcacctttccttgaattggagggaaaaacgtattttttactagtgctatgaatatcgatggtgttattttatttaaaaacattataattactttaatgttataaacacctgtaacagcaaaataagataacaaaatattttcgtaaatcaatgaaaagggtgaacgggcaaaacaggcagtactccaaactggctcactggtgacttcgtacaagtgtagccatctatgtataaaacaatttaacaagtaaactcacagtgagcatggcatgtacatacatgccatgcccgtcagcaATGGGTTTATAGCTTTATGTTTTTGTCAGAGTTCATTTCCCATTCCCAGTTCCCTCAATCAATGCAGAAAGTCaaagtcattattttttcatgCAAACAGTGTGAAAAGACGATtcaatttttccttccttctaattTGCTTGCAGCATATTAGTTGCTGtagataaaatattatttaaCAGATGGGTGTGCAACATATTACATAGGCTTATATAATGAATATCAGCTTCAAATGACATGCATCATTAATAATTTAAAAGCTGGAGGAGTATTTTCCCATTATCAAACAACTATGAACTGCCCATATACTATTTTTAAACAAACAGAGTTCCTGGCCCTTTGCCAGAGGTACCCACCATTTCACATCACTTTGTCAGCTCAAATATAGCTATTTTCAGACTTATTTACAACATCTGAATTTCTATGTTATTTACCATATACAACCCATAATACACTGCAATTTACTTTGATTACATCATGCCCTACACTAAAATTAAATTTGATATGGAGAAGAGATATGGATTTCTCCTGTTTCTCATTAAATTATGACAGGAGCTAAAAGGTAGTTTGAACTGTAGATCACTACTGATATTAGGTTATAATTTTACAATTTTATCACAATACCATATCAACCAACAAATAACACTTCACACAAAACTTGGTCAATAAGTTTAAGTACTCTAAACTTTGAGCCAACATCCTGCCCTTTTCAATTTTGACATAAAAACAGTTAAAAACCAGCCATATATTATTGCTGACCATTAGCCACACAggtgaaagaatgaaaggctaAATGATTCTCTTTGTTAGTCCTAGATATTTAGGTCAACCATATGAAATTATACAATGAGCTTCCTGTAATTTTACTGTGCTTATGCACGTGCATGGTGTGCTTATTTGTATGGGTCAGCATAGCATGCTTATTTGTGTGCATGATTGCATGGATATTTGGTGTGCTTGAGTGCATGGATATATTATGTACCTGTGGCTGTGACTGCGCAAGTTGGTGTGCAGGCACATGGGCCTACCCAGGATAATTTTCTAAACCATGCAAACACCATGAAACCCACTGAATTTCGTATCTATGAACAATCAATGTCAATCaaacaaatcaagaaataatTGGCAGACTAAACAAATAAGCACATTATCAACATCCAAGAACTCCTATAAGTAGCATTTTTACTCAAGACAAAGGATTTTTGATGAGGTACCTCACTTGATCTGTATGGGCTCTTTCTCAGCAGTCAGTCTGGCAGTGAATGGTGGGAGGCAGCCCCCATAATGGGGTTTTAAGGGGCACATCCCACAAACAATGGCAAATTTACTTATATAGCGCATAATTTAACGCATTAGCTGCAGTATTTAAAATTGGCTAGTGGCCAGTAATGCAGGTTGTTGTCATGAATTGGCAGTTTCCCGTTTGTGCCTGGCTTGTTCAGTACTTCATATACATCATTAAGCACCTAACTGATTATAGTTGTATTttataaacaaaagtaaaaatattaaataaaatggaaaaataaagggTTTCATTTCACCATTAGTCCATGTGCCTAATAATGAGAAATAACACTGACATCACTGCTATTGGAGAGGACAAGCTCACTCTATGATGAGGGAGGCAGGTCATTGTGCAGTGCCTTCCCTACCATTTCTTGAGGACAAGAAAATGTAGTGACACTatcacaaagaaagggaaaactaaACTCACTGATATTTAAAGTAATCTGCACAAGCAAAGATTAATGtcagaaatggagaaaaatgtTGTGACAAATAGATTGAGAGTCATGTCCATAATGACTGTATGGGGGTCAATAGGCAGAGTCCCCAATAGGGGAATACAGCCGTCAGCTGGGGGTTCACCCCAGGGTTAGGAAGGTTTTGGCTACATAGTCTCAGAAGGGTGAGCTCCGATTGTCATAATTACCAATACTTTCATCTTGTGCATATTACAATGTGAATCCTTGAAACCTGGTATAATGATTGCAAGGttgatggctgtgtgaaacaaaaaaatacccaTTCTTCAAGAGAACTCCACATCCTTTAGACCTTACCATACTTGTGTGTGAAATAAACCACTCATTTCACTtatccccttcaacccccccactccccaaaaAAAGGGTCCCATGGGTCCCCTAGGATTGGGAGGAAGGGTGCCAATGTGAAACTAGAGGTTTGTTAAGGAATTGAACCCTggatttttcatcatcataatacaagATGAAGTATTATGATTCTGGAGAAaatctttataaatatgtatatcaaagtAGCAAAAATGGTTTTGAGTATCTTATGAGTCACAGTGCACTAAACAATACACCACAGTGTAAAGTGTGCTGGCTTTACTGCAACTTTTGTATCTTTAAGTATCAGCAGAGGCCAACAAGCGGAAGCACCCTTTCCTCCTGGCTATGGCACAGGTCTTTCCTCCAGACAAATAACGGCAAAGCCTTGGGTCCAAGGGGTTAATCGTGAATAAATTCTGCAATAGGTAAATATCACATGGAGGGTGGGAGGTCCAGGAGTAGAGCCCCTAATAGGTAAATATTCCAACGAGGGGAAATCCTGGAGCGGAGCCCCTGATTGGTAAATACCCTAATGGGAAGAGTCCGGGAGGCAAGCTCCCAATAGGGGGTTGCATAAGGTTGCTTAGTCAGaaaaatttctatatataaatgtgcatgtacgtgtgcatgtgcgtgtgcatgtgcgtgtgcgtgtgcgtgtgcgtgtgcgtgtgcgtgtgcgtgtgcgtgtgcgtgtgcgtgtgcgtgggcgtgggcgtgggcgtgggcgtgggcgtgtgcgtgggcgtgggcgtgggcgtgggcgtgggcgtgggcgtgggcgtgggcgtgggcgtgggcgtgggcgtgggcgtgtgcgtgtatgtatgtgtgtatgtatgtatgtatgtatgtatgtgtgtatgtatgtatgtgtgtatgtatgtgtgtatgtatgtatgtatgtgtgtgtatgtgtgtgtgtatgtgtgtgtatgtgtgtgtgtatgggtgtgtgtatgggtgtgtgtatgtgtgtgtatgtgtgtgcgtatgtatgtgtgcgtgtgtgtgtatgtatgtgtgtgtatgtatgtgtgtgtatgtatgtgtgtatgtgtgtgtatgtgtgtgtatgtgtgtgtatgtatgtgtgtatgtatgtgtatatgtatgtgtatatgtatatgtatatgtatatgtatatgtatatgtatatgtatatgtatatgtatatgtgtatgtgtatgtgtatatgtatgtgtatgtgtatgtgtatatgtatgtgtatgtgtatgtgtatgtgtatatgtatgtgtatgtgtatgtgtatgtgtatatgtatatgtatgtgtatatgtatatgtatgtgtatatgtatatgtatatgtatgtgtatatgtatgtgtatgtgtatgtggatgtggatgtgtatgtgtgtaaacatggtTTCACTGTTTCATAATGATGTGTATTTCCATATATGAAAGCACAGTCTTCAATAAACTTTTTGAAACGTGGGGTTTCGAGCTGTCAACTTTTTTAACATGGGGTGCTGGGCCGTAGATTTTCAATGTTGGCTGGCGTTTCCTGAGGGTTTCTTAagcttttaaatttttttttcatattatgtaCTACTGCATTATATTTTCCATATTTAAGCccgttttaccccataatttcattGATATACTTCATGCCATACCCTACTATCATggctatcaaatcaagattgttggCTGAATATGTAATTCTGCCAACCATAAAAGGTATATATCTGTAGTATACCTATAATCATAACAGATTATCATGTAATAAACTCATGAATGCGAAATACATATTTAGAAACAATTACCGAGAGCAACACACCTCCAGAGATGAAATCCAAAAACCAGGCTATCAtgtgaacccaaaatccaaacccaaCCTTTCCTGCCTTCTACTTATTCCCCAGACAGGGGGAAGCACCCCTGTACCCACCTTTATTAACACGTCGTGCTTACTTAACCCCATACTGACAGAtgaagaaaatttttaaaaactctACGTTCTGGAAATTAAAGcccgactttgagcgcaggaaTTTGCAACATCAAGCCAAACCCCCGGCTCATAACGCTTTGGTGCATTGCCGCAGCATACAGATgcacgccacagatcgagcggtttgttatgacacctCAGCACATGACCCGTCGGTATGGGGTTAAAGAAAACACAagattaagaactctggctgtgtgagagTATTGTGGCTATTTTCATTACTTACCAGTAAATATGAGGCCACTGCAGATGTACCTATAGAGCTTCTTACTCTATTTATTGTACTCTAAAATATGGCAATGtaattttcctctatctctgtgcattgCTATCAACATTAACTAAATTACCTCTTCTAGTTTGTTGACATTCTCAAACACTTCAAAATCTAAGAATAGCAAGGGCCACCCCCTGAGAATAAGAAATAGGCTTTCCCATCACTAAACCTAGTCATTCCTGCAGAACCTTCAGAAGGGCCTATTACTAACACTTAACGGTAGCTGTTCAGAAAACCGTTAGGAACTTATTAACTTAGAAATTTTGGAAATTATGTAACTTGCTCATTCTTGGCATTCTCTCTTGCTCCTGGCCTACAAAACAACAGTCCAGTTCATCTGCACTGTCTGATGTATGGGTTACAGTAACTAGCAAAACTTATTACTTCTCTTGTTATTTTAGATATATTGTATTAATAGCCTTGTAATGATTACGGTTCTCATCTCTTCAATAGCACGCAATTTAAGGATATTACGGATCATCAATGATTGCGTAAACAGCACCCGGTCAGCTGACTCGCACGAGCATCCCCTTTTTCATCCCAAAAGTAACAATATTGTGCGTTTCACATTCAACACATCAGCTGCAGTAACTTACCACAGGTGTCTGGAAAAGCCTTCCAGCAAGGCTCGCCGAAGCGTTGAGCGCCATCGCCATTTTTATAGAATAAAAGTTCGCAGCTAATCCTCTTTCTCGTCTCGGCGTTCACTCTGGCTCTCGGTCCCAGCTGCTCTTTATATAACTTCGCCTTACGAAAGTGCGAGTCTGCGCACCTTTACCCAAGTTGTATAATCGTGTTTCATAATGGATATTTGCGTATTTTTTCTGCAATTGTGTCACATGTGAAAAACAAAATTTTATTTCGGTTCAAAGCACGAATTATTTGTAAGGTTTGGCATGCCAGTgttagtatatattcatatgtttcatGGAGAGTCGTTCTGTTTCCTATTTGCAGGGAAAGGGACTTCTATGTGTTAGGGGAATATTTGTTCATAAGAAATATTTATACTGATGAAAAGCACAGCTTGAAATATATATTGACGGCGAAATGAAAGAAGCTCATCTATATCTCCATTTCCGTATAAGGCCAGATaagataatatcaacaaaatgtGTGCCCTAATCATGGTATTCGAAATATATGCGCGCCAAcgatgagtgtgattgtgtgagtgtgagtgtaagtgtgagtatgagtatgagagtgagagtgagtgacacacacacacacacacacacacacacacacacacacacacacacacacacacacacacacacacacacacacacacacacacatacacacacacacacatacacacacacacacacacacacacacacacacacacacacacacacacacacatacacacaca is part of the Penaeus chinensis breed Huanghai No. 1 chromosome 2, ASM1920278v2, whole genome shotgun sequence genome and harbors:
- the LOC125032953 gene encoding LOW QUALITY PROTEIN: succinate dehydrogenase [ubiquinone] flavoprotein subunit, mitochondrial-like (The sequence of the model RefSeq protein was modified relative to this genomic sequence to represent the inferred CDS: deleted 1 base in 1 codon); its protein translation is MAMALNASASLAGRLFQTPVMSAIRGSTAGARNLHFTMSGRRPNEKSTNGQLSRDYPVVDHTYDAVVVGAGGAGLRAAFGLVQEGFRTAVISKLFPTRSHTVAAQGGINAALGNMEPDNWVWHMYDTVKGSDWLGDQDAIHYMTREAPKAVIELENYGMPFSRTPDGKIYQRAFGGQSYNFGKGGQAHRCCCVADRTGHSLLHTLYGQSLKYDCNYFIEYFALDLLMEDGECRGVIALCLEDGSIHRFRSKNTVLATGGYGRAYFSCTSAHTSTGDGSAMVTRAGLPCQDMEFVQFHPTGIYGAGCLMTEGCRGEGGYLVNSEGERFMERYAPVAKDLASRDVVSRSMTIEIREGRGCGPEKDHVYLQLHHLPQEQLAQRLPGISETAMIFAGVDVTREPIPVLPTVHYNMGGIPTNYKGQVITYDGEGDTVIPGLYAAGEAGCASVHGANRLGANSLLDLVVFGRACAHAIAEENKPGDAIGELSENAGEASVANIDKLRFANGNVLTAEVRLAMQKTMQNHAAVFRTGDVLQEGCEKMAALWPKMDDIKLVDRGMVWNTDLVETLELQNLMANAVQTMFSAEARKESRGAHAREDFKDRIDEYDYSKPLDNQVAKPVEEHWRKHTLSFVNLDSGDVKLDYRPVIDHTLDDAECATVPPAIRSY